A stretch of the Janthinobacterium sp. B9-8 genome encodes the following:
- a CDS encoding aminotransferase class V-fold PLP-dependent enzyme — translation MFDALALRAQFPLLLRAPELIYLDNAATTQKPLVVLDAERHFYETTNANVHRGSHRLAVAATDAFEGARASVARFINAASSDEIVFTRGATEAINLVAQSWGAAHLHAGDEILLSTLEHHANIVPWQMLAARCGAIIKPVRLLSDGGLDIEHFHSQLSAKTKLVGLAHISNAIGSELPIADLIAAAHRVGAKVLIDGAQAVAHKVIDIQLLDADFYVFSSHKVYGPTGIGALWARADILATMPPWQGGGEMIERVSFEATSYAPAPARFEAGTPAIAQSVGFAAALEWLQAQDRPAIARHEDALRLQLEQGLRQIDGLRVIGTSAQKGPVVSIAFSDAHPYDVAQFLDARNIAVRVGNHCAQPLLSSLGLKGTLRASFAAYNTSADVEALLAGLSETLELLA, via the coding sequence ATGTTTGATGCCCTCGCCCTTCGCGCCCAGTTTCCTTTATTGCTGCGCGCACCCGAGTTAATTTACCTCGACAACGCCGCCACCACGCAAAAGCCTTTGGTGGTATTGGATGCTGAGCGTCATTTTTATGAAACAACCAATGCCAATGTACACCGTGGCTCGCACCGCCTCGCCGTGGCGGCCACCGATGCATTTGAAGGGGCCAGAGCTAGCGTAGCGCGCTTTATTAATGCAGCATCCAGCGATGAAATCGTTTTTACGCGCGGAGCAACCGAAGCCATCAATTTAGTGGCGCAAAGCTGGGGAGCTGCCCATCTGCACGCAGGCGACGAGATTTTACTCAGCACGCTAGAACACCACGCCAATATTGTGCCTTGGCAAATGCTGGCGGCGCGTTGCGGCGCAATCATCAAGCCTGTGCGCTTACTAAGCGATGGCGGCTTGGATATTGAACACTTTCATTCCCAGCTTTCAGCTAAAACCAAGCTGGTCGGCCTTGCCCATATTTCCAACGCCATCGGCAGCGAGCTGCCCATTGCAGATTTAATCGCAGCAGCGCATCGTGTGGGCGCCAAAGTATTGATCGACGGCGCACAAGCCGTGGCGCATAAAGTAATCGACATACAGCTGCTCGATGCCGATTTTTATGTGTTCTCCAGCCATAAAGTGTATGGCCCTACCGGCATTGGCGCACTCTGGGCCAGAGCCGACATCTTGGCCACCATGCCACCGTGGCAAGGTGGCGGCGAAATGATAGAGCGCGTTTCTTTTGAGGCCACCAGCTACGCCCCAGCCCCAGCTCGTTTTGAAGCAGGCACACCCGCCATTGCCCAAAGCGTTGGCTTTGCTGCCGCTCTAGAATGGTTGCAAGCCCAAGATCGCCCAGCCATTGCCCGCCATGAAGACGCTTTGCGCCTGCAATTAGAGCAGGGCCTGCGCCAAATCGACGGCCTGCGTGTCATTGGGACGAGCGCACAAAAAGGCCCTGTCGTCTCGATCGCGTTTAGCGACGCCCATCCGTACGATGTAGCTCAATTTTTAGACGCCAGAAATATCGCCGTACGCGTAGGCAATCACTGTGCTCAGCCACTACTCAGCAGCCTAGGGCTCAAAGGCACCTTACGCGCCTCGTTTGCCGCTTACAACACCAGTGCTGATGTAGAAGCGCTTCTGGCAGGCTTAAGTGAAACACTAGAGCTACTGGCTTAA
- a CDS encoding basic amino acid ABC transporter substrate-binding protein has protein sequence MKNLRQLVAAFITSSVMAVPAFAAERVLTVGSDATFAPFEILNKKQEVEGFDADLIHAIASKAGIQIKLINTPWEGLFAGLNNGERDIVIAAVTITPERQKSMDFTAPYFEAKQLIVVSAKSPIGKLSDLKTKKMAVQNGTTGDIVAQKHFGKGNTNIRRFETIVLALQELKAGGVDAVIGDNSVVKNYLINNPNSGFKLIDDTSFDKEFYGIAVKKGNTALLAKLNKGLADVKADGSYQKIYGKYFGK, from the coding sequence ATGAAAAACTTACGTCAGCTAGTTGCCGCTTTCATCACCAGCAGCGTGATGGCAGTACCCGCATTTGCCGCAGAACGTGTACTGACCGTAGGTTCAGACGCTACCTTCGCTCCTTTTGAAATCTTGAATAAAAAGCAAGAAGTAGAAGGCTTTGATGCCGATTTGATCCACGCCATTGCCAGCAAGGCAGGTATCCAGATCAAGCTGATCAACACCCCTTGGGAAGGCCTGTTTGCAGGTTTAAACAATGGCGAGCGTGATATCGTCATTGCGGCGGTGACCATCACCCCTGAGCGCCAAAAATCAATGGACTTCACCGCCCCTTACTTTGAAGCCAAGCAATTAATCGTGGTATCAGCCAAAAGCCCGATCGGCAAATTAAGCGATCTTAAAACCAAGAAAATGGCAGTACAAAACGGCACCACTGGCGATATCGTGGCGCAAAAGCATTTTGGCAAAGGCAACACCAATATCCGCCGCTTTGAAACCATCGTACTGGCGCTGCAAGAATTAAAAGCAGGCGGTGTGGATGCCGTGATTGGCGACAATAGCGTGGTTAAAAACTACCTGATCAACAATCCAAACTCAGGCTTTAAGCTGATTGACGACACTAGCTTTGATAAAGAGTTTTATGGCATTGCCGTTAAGAAAGGCAATACAGCCCTGCTTGCCAAGCTTAATAAAGGTCTCGCTGATGTAAAAGCAGATGGCTCTTACCAAAAGATTTACGGCAAGTATTTCGGCAAATAA
- a CDS encoding SufE family protein, which produces MNKEEIEIKLASAHGWEGKNRLLVQLARDLAPLPRDELNETNRVVGCESTAWLKISWQGEYIQLAADSESRIVKGLLVLLMAAYQGKTRPEISGFDCEAWLISLGLTRFLSASRGNGVKAIIGKIHNTIITDVH; this is translated from the coding sequence ATGAATAAAGAAGAAATAGAAATCAAGCTCGCCAGCGCCCATGGCTGGGAAGGTAAAAATCGCTTACTGGTGCAACTCGCAAGGGATTTAGCGCCCTTGCCACGCGATGAATTAAATGAAACAAACCGCGTCGTCGGCTGTGAAAGCACAGCCTGGCTAAAAATCAGCTGGCAAGGTGAATATATCCAATTGGCAGCCGACAGCGAATCACGCATTGTAAAAGGGCTACTGGTTTTATTAATGGCCGCCTACCAAGGCAAAACAAGACCAGAGATTAGTGGCTTTGATTGTGAAGCCTGGCTTATCTCACTAGGGCTAACCCGTTTCCTATCTGCTTCGCGTGGCAATGGGGTAAAAGCCATAATTGGTAAAATTCACAATACAATTATTACTGACGTGCATTGA
- a CDS encoding AAA family ATPase yields the protein MVRAVRADGNACILRIASLPRASITLKSERDLLEQIQTKHTPKVLDLFKHGAAMVLVLSDCPGRTLEDLMSESGHTPGTTLQLAITLARKLQRTTAIAQALASLHASGKPHGRLWPDHIIIAPDHTIRFVGMADGGETDPQKHRAAYFSPEQTGRLRSDVNPRSDFYTLGVICYRMFTGQLPFNSNDTLSLIHAHLAKIPTPPNEISDTPPALSAIIMKLLEKIPEKRYHTAAGLAHDLQRCTERLSNGLTTPFQLGEDDEPGVLHPSNTLYGRDHQRLSLLNAFSRSQTQAAEVVLISGYSGIGKSSLVQSLRPDIIMAGGFFIEGKFDQYQRSIPYAALSTAFDKLIRQWLAEPNTEHWKNRVLAAVGSNAQILIDAIPALQWLIGPQAPVTELGPAELRHRYNKTLVDFIQGICHQQSPLVLFLDDLQWADPASLDLMGQLLTNTHNKHLLLIGAYRNTEVLSGHPLLLAQAEWHTQNVRSTLLELAPLTPAQVNDFLIDALHTGEHTFALANLIHKKTGGNPFFIGKLLRTLVDEAFIYWDRETRAWVWSVARLATHNVAENVVDLVIEQLHRLPAHVQELASAASCFGNLCSLPDLAAITGLSQAKTHESLQVLRQTELMTEIPSEAGKPKQIRFMHDRVQQAAYSLLSEREQQATHIRIAQHLVKANNGAHFQEQLFTIAQQFSAGLNVFLKAADPEQNRYLADIFLQAASKAFASAAHSSARLFANNAQLLLSEEHYWESDYPLLLRLHYIQAEAAFLSGDLVTSEAIIHAARPRLRTVLEKAAFQNLLITGKTLSADYLGAIEAGREALELLGLAWPNDPEAAFQEILAQIEEKMQNRQPIELLQLPLLSDPTQQLIQKTLLNLDTSTSFGHPRYYPFIISRMVLTALEHGNSIEICKGYGTFGVLLGSLFGQRQRGFEFASLGYQLITPLDAMALKCKTGWPYAVGCLPWVKPLHDSLPLIQDSINAGLMTGDQQFTGYLYCADVLHRYISGLPLSKLSERIEQTLQSSLTNKNQWAIDTLNALRFSVAAFAAETWDGNTPNEAQFVQECEQNDSRSSLCFYHIYRAQRMLFAGHYEEVILHARQGLALCRYIMGFIANFDAHWCLAMGLANRAPSESQKVEIQNHREQLAAWSKDCPVNFSHKLLLLDAQIALLQGQHEAALLYCHQSITAARSQGFTQDLALAEIHTCKLWVEHGYPVYATHHLKNAISNLQHWGAIGLAKTLRHEFSSVWQLIPPEEDVFHGRALSSAGVLKASQAIASELALDPLLVRLTELMIESAGATMGALILAEDGQPRLKTVGIIENDAITVRPRNSLSLPVAASILQYVWRTLETVALDDAGLDERFQRDSYVHNTRVKSVLCGPIIKQGVLLGVYYLENPLAAGTFTTARQEVIHALSTQAAISMENARLYDELESRVEIRTQELSAVNQHLENELAERNRIEKALRESESRFRAIVESMLTGYMKTELASGKILAINSAMLEIIGVNNTEALLGECAHNFFENAQEHKHLQEMILKHERVSRYAIKIRNKNGKILDVLTTSRLLYNAEGEPSHIEATMMDITELNHAKEAAEAATKAKSAFLANMSHEIRTPLNAIHGIAHLLKHTALNEKQNDYLQKLTQSTNTLIALIDDILDFSKIEADRLDLEHEVFSCRSIVDQVASILKFRAEEKGLSLLLSLPEHFAEWRKGDALRLTQILINLLGNAIKFTQQGWVHLELSCPTETQLLFTITDQGIGMTEAQINRLFQPFIQADNSTTRQFGGTGLGLSISKKLVKLMGGDITVSSQPGRGSQFSFHVELALAEEVMDTPSETIEQAENFEGKHVLVVDDVAINRLVARELLSLLKISCDEANNGEEALAKLSSHHYDLVFMDLQMPIMDGLEATRQMRARGDQTPVIALTADALESHKKTCAEVGMDDHLAKPIIPLQLNTLLKKWLINKP from the coding sequence ATGGTCCGCGCTGTTCGTGCAGATGGCAACGCCTGCATTTTGCGCATCGCCTCACTGCCCCGAGCCAGCATCACTTTAAAGAGCGAGCGAGATTTACTCGAGCAAATCCAAACCAAACACACTCCCAAGGTGCTCGATTTATTCAAGCATGGCGCGGCTATGGTGCTGGTGCTTAGCGATTGCCCCGGCCGCACCTTAGAAGATTTAATGAGCGAATCCGGCCATACCCCTGGCACCACACTGCAACTGGCCATCACACTGGCCAGAAAACTACAGCGCACCACCGCCATTGCCCAAGCACTGGCCTCCCTACACGCCAGCGGCAAACCGCATGGCAGGCTCTGGCCCGATCACATCATTATTGCGCCTGACCACACCATCCGCTTTGTGGGCATGGCGGACGGTGGCGAAACCGACCCGCAAAAACACCGTGCAGCGTATTTCTCGCCAGAGCAAACTGGCCGTCTACGCTCAGATGTCAACCCACGCAGTGATTTTTATACCTTGGGCGTCATTTGCTACCGGATGTTTACAGGGCAGCTGCCCTTTAATAGCAACGACACGCTCTCTTTAATCCACGCCCACCTCGCAAAAATCCCCACCCCGCCCAACGAGATATCTGACACCCCGCCAGCGCTCTCCGCCATTATTATGAAGCTACTGGAGAAAATCCCGGAGAAGCGTTACCACACCGCGGCAGGGCTGGCCCACGATTTGCAGCGCTGCACCGAGCGGCTTTCAAACGGCTTAACCACCCCTTTTCAGCTGGGGGAGGACGATGAGCCCGGCGTACTTCACCCGTCGAACACTCTTTATGGCCGGGATCATCAGCGATTAAGTCTGTTGAATGCCTTTTCACGCAGCCAGACTCAGGCGGCTGAAGTGGTGCTTATTTCTGGTTACTCAGGAATAGGGAAAAGCTCGCTGGTGCAATCGCTAAGGCCCGATATTATTATGGCGGGCGGCTTTTTTATTGAAGGAAAATTCGATCAGTACCAACGCAGCATTCCCTATGCCGCCCTTTCCACCGCCTTTGATAAGCTCATCCGGCAGTGGCTGGCCGAGCCCAATACCGAACACTGGAAAAACAGGGTTCTCGCCGCAGTAGGTAGCAATGCACAAATTTTGATCGATGCAATCCCTGCCTTGCAATGGCTGATTGGCCCGCAAGCCCCGGTTACAGAGCTCGGCCCTGCTGAGCTGCGCCATCGCTATAACAAAACACTAGTCGACTTTATTCAGGGCATTTGCCATCAGCAATCGCCCCTAGTGTTATTTCTGGACGACTTACAATGGGCCGATCCTGCCAGCCTTGATTTAATGGGCCAGCTACTGACCAATACCCACAATAAGCACTTACTGCTGATTGGCGCCTACCGAAACACCGAAGTCCTCTCAGGCCACCCCCTGCTGCTCGCACAAGCCGAATGGCATACCCAAAATGTGCGCAGCACCTTGCTTGAGCTGGCCCCGCTTACACCCGCCCAAGTCAACGATTTTCTCATCGACGCGCTGCATACAGGGGAGCACACCTTTGCACTGGCCAATCTGATCCATAAAAAGACCGGCGGCAATCCTTTTTTTATTGGCAAGCTATTACGCACGCTGGTAGACGAAGCCTTTATTTATTGGGATAGAGAGACGCGTGCCTGGGTATGGAGCGTCGCCCGCCTTGCCACCCATAATGTGGCAGAAAACGTCGTCGATCTGGTGATCGAGCAATTACACCGGCTGCCTGCTCATGTACAAGAATTAGCCAGCGCAGCTTCCTGCTTTGGCAATTTATGCAGCCTGCCGGATTTAGCCGCCATTACCGGCCTTAGCCAGGCCAAAACACATGAAAGTTTGCAAGTATTGCGCCAAACCGAGCTGATGACCGAAATCCCCAGTGAAGCAGGCAAACCCAAGCAAATTCGTTTTATGCACGACAGAGTGCAGCAAGCCGCCTATTCACTACTCAGTGAAAGAGAGCAACAAGCCACGCATATCCGTATTGCACAGCACTTGGTCAAGGCAAATAACGGCGCACATTTTCAAGAACAGCTTTTTACCATTGCCCAGCAATTTAGCGCGGGCTTAAATGTTTTTCTTAAAGCGGCAGACCCTGAGCAAAACCGCTATCTGGCAGATATATTTTTGCAAGCCGCCAGCAAAGCCTTTGCTTCTGCCGCCCATAGCAGCGCCAGACTCTTTGCAAACAATGCACAGCTGCTGCTGAGCGAAGAACACTACTGGGAAAGCGATTACCCGCTACTCTTGCGCCTTCACTACATTCAGGCAGAGGCGGCTTTTCTTTCTGGTGATTTAGTCACCTCTGAAGCCATCATCCATGCAGCCAGACCCCGGCTGCGCACTGTGCTGGAAAAAGCCGCGTTTCAAAACCTGCTGATCACCGGTAAAACGCTTTCTGCCGATTACCTTGGCGCAATCGAAGCGGGCCGGGAAGCACTAGAATTATTAGGATTGGCTTGGCCTAACGATCCAGAGGCCGCATTTCAAGAAATACTGGCCCAGATTGAAGAAAAAATGCAGAATCGCCAGCCTATAGAGCTGCTGCAATTGCCGCTACTGAGCGACCCGACCCAGCAACTCATTCAAAAAACACTACTCAATCTCGACACCTCCACCTCTTTTGGCCACCCGCGCTACTATCCCTTTATTATTTCCCGCATGGTGCTGACCGCTCTGGAGCACGGCAATTCAATCGAGATTTGCAAGGGCTACGGCACATTTGGTGTATTGCTGGGCAGCCTGTTTGGGCAACGCCAGCGCGGCTTTGAATTTGCCAGCTTGGGATATCAGCTCATCACCCCTCTGGACGCAATGGCGCTCAAGTGTAAAACCGGCTGGCCCTATGCGGTAGGCTGCCTGCCTTGGGTTAAACCGCTGCATGATTCATTGCCACTGATTCAAGACAGTATTAATGCAGGGCTAATGACGGGAGATCAGCAATTCACTGGCTATTTATATTGCGCAGATGTACTGCATCGCTATATCAGCGGCTTGCCGCTCTCTAAATTAAGCGAGCGTATCGAGCAAACCTTGCAATCATCGCTCACCAATAAAAACCAGTGGGCGATTGATACCCTCAATGCCTTACGCTTTTCTGTTGCGGCTTTTGCGGCAGAAACATGGGATGGCAACACACCCAATGAAGCGCAATTTGTTCAAGAGTGCGAACAAAACGACAGCCGCTCATCCCTATGCTTTTATCATATTTACCGCGCCCAGCGCATGCTGTTTGCAGGCCATTATGAAGAAGTGATTTTGCATGCTCGCCAAGGGCTGGCGCTGTGCCGCTATATCATGGGTTTTATCGCCAACTTTGATGCGCACTGGTGCTTAGCCATGGGGCTGGCGAACCGAGCGCCATCAGAAAGCCAAAAAGTAGAAATACAGAACCACCGTGAGCAGCTGGCCGCATGGAGCAAGGATTGCCCTGTTAATTTTTCGCATAAATTACTCTTGCTCGACGCACAAATTGCCCTGCTACAAGGCCAACACGAAGCGGCGCTTTTATACTGCCATCAATCTATTACCGCCGCGCGCAGCCAGGGCTTTACTCAGGATCTTGCGCTGGCAGAAATCCATACCTGTAAATTATGGGTTGAACACGGCTACCCGGTTTACGCCACCCACCACCTTAAAAATGCCATTTCAAACTTGCAGCACTGGGGTGCCATCGGCCTTGCCAAGACACTGCGCCATGAATTTAGCTCGGTATGGCAACTGATCCCTCCTGAAGAAGACGTTTTTCATGGCCGCGCTCTCTCTTCGGCAGGCGTACTCAAGGCCTCACAAGCCATCGCCAGCGAGCTGGCTCTTGATCCGCTACTGGTGCGCCTGACCGAGCTGATGATTGAAAGCGCGGGCGCCACAATGGGTGCACTGATTCTGGCCGAAGACGGACAGCCCAGGCTAAAAACCGTAGGTATTATCGAAAATGATGCCATCACCGTGCGCCCCAGAAACAGCCTCAGCTTGCCGGTTGCCGCATCGATTTTGCAATACGTCTGGCGTACTTTAGAAACCGTTGCCCTTGATGATGCAGGGCTGGATGAGCGCTTTCAGCGTGATTCTTATGTGCACAATACGCGGGTTAAATCGGTGCTGTGCGGCCCCATCATCAAGCAAGGCGTGCTGCTTGGCGTTTACTACCTGGAAAACCCGCTCGCGGCAGGAACATTCACCACGGCAAGGCAAGAAGTCATCCATGCCCTATCCACCCAAGCTGCCATTTCAATGGAAAACGCACGCCTCTATGATGAGCTGGAAAGCCGTGTAGAGATTCGCACCCAAGAATTAAGCGCCGTCAACCAGCACCTGGAAAACGAGCTGGCAGAAAGAAACCGCATCGAAAAAGCACTCAGAGAAAGTGAATCACGCTTTCGCGCCATTGTAGAGAGCATGCTGACGGGCTATATGAAAACTGAACTGGCCAGCGGCAAAATTCTCGCCATAAACTCGGCGATGCTCGAAATTATCGGTGTAAACAATACAGAAGCCTTACTGGGAGAATGCGCCCACAACTTTTTTGAGAACGCACAAGAACACAAACACCTGCAAGAAATGATTCTGAAGCATGAAAGAGTCAGCCGCTACGCCATCAAAATTCGCAATAAAAACGGCAAAATACTGGATGTACTCACCACCAGCCGCCTGCTGTACAACGCAGAAGGCGAGCCCAGCCATATTGAAGCCACCATGATGGATATCACCGAGCTCAATCACGCCAAAGAAGCGGCAGAAGCCGCTACCAAAGCAAAGAGTGCTTTTCTAGCTAATATGTCGCATGAAATTCGTACGCCGCTTAACGCCATTCACGGCATAGCCCATTTACTGAAACACACCGCCTTAAATGAAAAACAAAATGATTACTTACAAAAACTCACGCAATCGACCAATACTTTAATTGCCCTGATTGACGATATTCTTGATTTTTCTAAAATTGAAGCCGATCGGCTCGATTTAGAACACGAAGTGTTTTCCTGCCGCAGTATTGTGGATCAGGTGGCTTCTATCCTTAAATTCAGAGCCGAAGAAAAAGGGCTCAGTCTATTGCTTAGCCTGCCCGAGCATTTTGCCGAATGGCGCAAAGGGGATGCGCTTCGTTTAACCCAGATTCTGATTAATTTATTAGGCAATGCCATTAAATTTACCCAGCAGGGCTGGGTGCATTTAGAGCTCAGTTGCCCCACCGAAACACAGCTGCTATTTACTATTACAGATCAGGGAATCGGCATGACAGAAGCACAGATAAACCGGTTGTTTCAGCCCTTTATTCAGGCAGATAATTCAACAACAAGACAATTTGGCGGCACTGGGCTAGGGCTGTCTATCAGCAAAAAACTGGTCAAGCTGATGGGGGGCGATATTACAGTAAGCAGCCAGCCCGGCAGAGGAAGTCAGTTTAGCTTTCATGTGGAACTAGCCCTTGCCGAGGAGGTAATGGATACGCCAAGCGAAACCATAGAGCAAGCAGAAAACTTTGAAGGCAAACATGTTCTGGTGGTGGACGACGTGGCCATCAATCGTCTTGTTGCCCGCGAGCTGCTATCGCTACTTAAAATCAGCTGCGATGAGGCCAATAATGGCGAAGAAGCACTCGCCAAGCTAAGCAGCCATCACTACGATTTAGTATTTATGGATTTGCAAATGCCCATTATGGATGGCTTGGAAGCCACCCGGCAAATGCGGGCAAGGGGCGACCAAACCCCGGTGATTGCCTTAACCGCCGATGCGCTGGAATCGCATAAAAAAACCTGCGCCGAAGTCGGCATGGACGATCACCTCGCCAAACCGATTATTCCTTTGCAACTCAACACCCTGCTCAAAAAATGGCTCATCAATAAGCCCTAA
- the nudB gene encoding dihydroneopterin triphosphate diphosphatase: MTTPTSSTMYKQAVSALIVIHTPDLQVLLIERNDFNEAWQSVTGSREGDESLEQTARREVFEETGIDACMYSLRNWQQSHDFEIFEIWRHRYAPGTTHNTEHVFSLEVPYPLAITLAVGEHRRFKWVSWSQAAEMVFSPSNADAIRSLPERCAH, from the coding sequence ATGACGACTCCAACTTCATCAACAATGTATAAGCAAGCGGTGTCTGCGCTGATTGTGATTCACACGCCTGATTTACAGGTGCTGCTTATAGAGCGGAATGATTTTAATGAGGCCTGGCAATCGGTAACAGGCAGCCGGGAAGGCGATGAATCGCTGGAACAAACGGCGCGGCGGGAAGTCTTTGAGGAAACCGGCATCGACGCCTGTATGTATTCATTACGCAATTGGCAGCAAAGTCACGATTTCGAAATTTTCGAGATCTGGCGTCATCGCTATGCCCCCGGCACTACTCACAATACCGAGCATGTTTTTAGCCTGGAAGTCCCCTATCCATTGGCGATTACACTGGCAGTAGGCGAGCATCGCCGCTTTAAATGGGTAAGCTGGTCGCAAGCCGCCGAAATGGTGTTTTCGCCATCAAATGCCGATGCCATCCGCAGCTTGCCAGAGCGCTGCGCGCACTAA
- a CDS encoding ABC1 kinase family protein yields the protein MLKETFTVMRDLPRVREIVAVLVRHGLGNLVQRLGLSKGLERASDLLHLPGNHEAEMLDSPVRVRRALEELGPAFVKLGQVLATRVDMFPPEWIAEFEKLQSNVPPVDFAIILPELTALLGKDPADIFLELDPYPVGAASIAQVHRAKLLDGSEVVLKIRRPGIIPKIEADLRILRHIASLMEFEFPESRRYQPVKIAEEFSKSLRRELNFSTEARNSERFAQNFKTHLDIVIPKVYWEWTSESLNVQSYIAGVAGNDLLGADIAGLDRCILASRGADAVLKMVLIDGYFHADPHPGNVKYLPDNQIAFLDFGMVGRLPHPRRDQIVDLLAALAQRDEHGILNVLLEWTGDTVVDEEKLTADIAGFMFDYENLALKDIRFGNLLNDVVQMMREHQITLPSDLTLLFKALITLEGLGRQLDPEFQMVTHLTPFVKEVILARFHPRALIKKSKEGVFEAVQLLSGLPRDIGKLIKQARRGNLRIDLDLKRLDHFGLQITRSANRLTMGIVTGALIIGSSIVMTVNAGPTIFGLPLLGFIGFVLAVLNTIWLVLSIWISGKEEI from the coding sequence ATGCTGAAAGAAACCTTTACCGTGATGCGCGATTTGCCACGGGTGCGTGAAATTGTGGCTGTACTGGTGCGGCATGGTTTGGGAAACTTAGTGCAAAGGCTCGGCCTATCAAAAGGGCTGGAGCGCGCCAGCGATTTGCTGCATTTGCCGGGCAATCATGAGGCCGAGATGCTCGATTCCCCAGTGCGGGTGCGCCGTGCCCTAGAGGAGCTGGGGCCTGCTTTTGTCAAGCTAGGGCAGGTGCTGGCCACAAGGGTGGATATGTTTCCGCCAGAGTGGATTGCTGAATTCGAAAAACTGCAAAGCAATGTGCCACCGGTTGATTTTGCGATCATTCTGCCCGAATTAACCGCCTTGCTGGGTAAAGATCCTGCCGATATTTTCCTTGAGCTTGATCCCTATCCTGTTGGTGCCGCCTCCATTGCGCAAGTACATCGGGCCAAATTATTAGATGGCAGCGAGGTGGTATTAAAAATTCGCCGCCCCGGTATTATTCCTAAAATTGAAGCCGATTTACGCATTCTGCGGCATATTGCCTCATTAATGGAATTTGAATTTCCTGAGTCCCGCCGTTATCAGCCGGTTAAAATTGCTGAAGAGTTTTCTAAATCATTACGCCGTGAATTAAATTTTTCGACCGAGGCTAGAAACTCGGAACGCTTCGCACAAAACTTTAAAACCCACTTGGATATCGTCATTCCTAAAGTATATTGGGAATGGACATCTGAAAGCCTCAATGTGCAAAGCTATATTGCCGGTGTGGCGGGTAATGATTTATTGGGTGCGGATATTGCAGGGCTGGATCGCTGTATTCTGGCATCGCGTGGTGCGGATGCGGTGCTTAAAATGGTGCTGATTGATGGCTATTTTCATGCCGACCCGCATCCGGGCAATGTAAAGTATTTGCCGGATAATCAAATTGCCTTTCTGGATTTTGGCATGGTGGGGCGCTTGCCTCATCCGCGCCGCGATCAAATTGTCGATTTATTAGCCGCATTAGCGCAGCGTGATGAGCATGGTATTTTAAATGTATTGCTGGAGTGGACGGGGGACACGGTGGTGGATGAGGAAAAACTTACCGCTGATATTGCCGGTTTTATGTTTGATTATGAAAACCTCGCTTTAAAAGATATTCGCTTTGGCAATTTACTCAATGATGTGGTGCAAATGATGCGTGAGCATCAAATTACCCTGCCATCAGATTTAACCCTGTTGTTTAAAGCCTTGATTACTCTGGAAGGATTAGGTAGGCAGCTTGATCCAGAATTTCAGATGGTTACGCATTTAACGCCCTTTGTAAAAGAAGTGATTCTGGCCCGTTTTCATCCGCGGGCCTTAATCAAAAAAAGCAAAGAGGGTGTGTTTGAAGCGGTGCAATTACTCAGCGGCCTGCCCCGGGATATTGGTAAGCTGATTAAGCAGGCGCGTCGCGGTAATTTGCGTATTGATCTGGATTTAAAGCGGCTGGATCACTTTGGTTTGCAAATTACCCGCAGCGCAAATCGCTTAACCATGGGGATTGTGACTGGCGCGCTGATTATTGGCTCGTCCATTGTCATGACCGTTAATGCCGGTCCGACCATTTTTGGTTTGCCCTTGCTAGGCTTTATTGGCTTTGTGTTGGCGGTGCTAAATACAATCTGGCTGGTGTTGTCGATTTGGATATCGGGAAAAGAAGAGATTTAG